The following coding sequences are from one Gossypium raimondii isolate GPD5lz chromosome 4, ASM2569854v1, whole genome shotgun sequence window:
- the LOC105780642 gene encoding cinnamoyl-CoA reductase-like SNL6 isoform X2 has product MGIARAQDEESERREFEDFRKTLVALAATERSKENDDFKGLMSSHIADLDLQLDKLVCVTSGVSFLGLALVNCLLLRGYSVRILVDNQEDVEKLREMQVSGEMMMACSNKISVVIAKQTEIQGLMEAFDGCRGVFHTSAFVDPSGISGYSLWFALGKLKAEKVAWKIAEEMSLKLTTICPGLITGPQFSHRNPTATIAYLKGAQEMYAKGLLATVDVIRLAEAHVAVFEAMNKTAFGRYICFDRIIARDEEAEKLASEIGIPPNRICGNSLEFIPTHFELSNKKLNNLMSRTIRNWHGQSLP; this is encoded by the exons ATGGGGATTGCAAGGGCGCAAGATGAAGAGAGTGAAAGAAGGGAGTTTGAAGACTTCAGGAAGACTTTAGTTGCTTTGGCTGCCAcggaaagaagcaaagaaaatgACGACTTCAAAGGCCTAATGAGTTCCCATATCGCCGACCTTGATCTTCAACTAGACAAGCTTGTTTGTGTGACCAGTGGCGTTTCTTTCCTTGGGCTTGCCTTAGTTAATTGTCTTTTGCTCCGTGGATACTCTGTTCGAATCCTTGTGGATAACCAAG AAGATGTAGAGAAGCTGAGGGAGATGCAAGTTTCAGGGGAGATGATGATGGCTTGTAGCAATAAAATATCAGTGGTAATAGCTAAGCAAACTGAAATCCAGGGGCTGATGGAGGCCTTTGATGGGTGTCGTGGAGTGTTTCACACCTCTGCTTTTGTTGATCCTTCTGGCATCTCTGGTTATTCA CTCTGGTTTGCATTGGGGAAGCTGAAAGCAGAAAAAGTTGCATGGAAAATAGCTGAAGAAATGAGCTTAAAACTGACCACAATCTGTCCAGGACTCATTACAGGCCCTCAATTCTCCCATAGAAACCCCACAGCAACTATAGCTTATCTTAAAg GGGCTCAAGAAATGTATGCAAAGGGATTACTAGCCACTGTTGATGTAATTAGACTGGCTGAGGCTCATGTAGCTGTGTTTGAGGCAATGAACAAAACAGCATTTGGAAGGTACATTTGCTTTGATCGAATCATTGCAAGAGATGAAGAAGCTGAGAAGCTGGCAAGTGAAATAGGGATTCCTCCTAACAGGATTTGTGGGAATTCGTTGGAATTTATTCCAACTCACTTTGAATTGTCAAACAAGAAACTTAACAATCTTATGTCAAGAACAATCAGAAACTGGCATGGCCAAAGTTTACCCTAG
- the LOC105780642 gene encoding cinnamoyl-CoA reductase-like SNL6 isoform X1, translating into MGIARAQDEESERREFEDFRKTLVALAATERSKENDDFKGLMSSHIADLDLQLDKLVCVTSGVSFLGLALVNCLLLRGYSVRILVDNQEDVEKLREMQVSGEMMMACSNKISVVIAKQTEIQGLMEAFDGCRGVFHTSAFVDPSGISGYSKSMAEIEVKASENVMKACARTSSVRNCVLTSSLLACIWRDSSQHDLPLLVNHDSWSNEALCMEKKLWFALGKLKAEKVAWKIAEEMSLKLTTICPGLITGPQFSHRNPTATIAYLKGAQEMYAKGLLATVDVIRLAEAHVAVFEAMNKTAFGRYICFDRIIARDEEAEKLASEIGIPPNRICGNSLEFIPTHFELSNKKLNNLMSRTIRNWHGQSLP; encoded by the exons ATGGGGATTGCAAGGGCGCAAGATGAAGAGAGTGAAAGAAGGGAGTTTGAAGACTTCAGGAAGACTTTAGTTGCTTTGGCTGCCAcggaaagaagcaaagaaaatgACGACTTCAAAGGCCTAATGAGTTCCCATATCGCCGACCTTGATCTTCAACTAGACAAGCTTGTTTGTGTGACCAGTGGCGTTTCTTTCCTTGGGCTTGCCTTAGTTAATTGTCTTTTGCTCCGTGGATACTCTGTTCGAATCCTTGTGGATAACCAAG AAGATGTAGAGAAGCTGAGGGAGATGCAAGTTTCAGGGGAGATGATGATGGCTTGTAGCAATAAAATATCAGTGGTAATAGCTAAGCAAACTGAAATCCAGGGGCTGATGGAGGCCTTTGATGGGTGTCGTGGAGTGTTTCACACCTCTGCTTTTGTTGATCCTTCTGGCATCTCTGGTTATTCA AAATCCATGGCTGAAATAGAAGTGAAGGCAAGTGAAAATGTGATGAAGGCATGTGCAAGAACATCTTCTGTGAGGAATTGTGTGCTCACATCTTCACTTTTGGCCTGCATATGGAGAGACAGCTCCCAACATGATCTTCCCCTTTTGGTTAATCATGATTCTTGGAGCAATGAAGCACTTTGTATGGAGAAAAAG CTCTGGTTTGCATTGGGGAAGCTGAAAGCAGAAAAAGTTGCATGGAAAATAGCTGAAGAAATGAGCTTAAAACTGACCACAATCTGTCCAGGACTCATTACAGGCCCTCAATTCTCCCATAGAAACCCCACAGCAACTATAGCTTATCTTAAAg GGGCTCAAGAAATGTATGCAAAGGGATTACTAGCCACTGTTGATGTAATTAGACTGGCTGAGGCTCATGTAGCTGTGTTTGAGGCAATGAACAAAACAGCATTTGGAAGGTACATTTGCTTTGATCGAATCATTGCAAGAGATGAAGAAGCTGAGAAGCTGGCAAGTGAAATAGGGATTCCTCCTAACAGGATTTGTGGGAATTCGTTGGAATTTATTCCAACTCACTTTGAATTGTCAAACAAGAAACTTAACAATCTTATGTCAAGAACAATCAGAAACTGGCATGGCCAAAGTTTACCCTAG
- the LOC105780568 gene encoding universal stress protein A-like protein, translating into MATSEASVTRIMVAVNESTIKGYPHASISSKGAFEWTLQKIVMSNTSGFKLLFLHVQVPDEDGFDDMDSIYASPEDFKSLKSRDRARGLRLLEFFVTRCHEIGVACEAWIKKGDPKEVICHEVKRIQPDLLVLGSRGLGPFQRVFVGTVSEFCVKHAECPVVTIKRRLDETPQDPVDD; encoded by the exons ATGGCTACAAGTGAGGCATCCGTGACTCGGATAATGGTGGCAGTGAACGAGTCAACGATCAAAGGTTACCCTCACGCTTCGATAAGTAGTAAGGGAGCTTTCGAGTGGACTCTTCAGAAGATCGTTATGTCCAACACTTCTGGTTTCAAGCTTCTCTTCCTCCATGTTCAAGTTCCCGATGAAGATG GTTTCGATGACATGGACAGCATATATGCCTCTCCTGAAGATTTCAAGAGCCTGAAGAGCAGGGACAGGGCTAGAGGGCTTCGTCTGCTTGAATTCTTTGTTACAAGGTGCCATGAAATTGGG GTTGCTTGTGAAGCATGGATCAAGAAAGGTGATCCAAAGGAAGTTATCTGCCATGAAGTGAAGAGGATCCAACCAGATCTTCTTGTTCTTGGTAGCAGAGGACTTGGTCCTTTCCAACG GGTTTTTGTCGGAACGGTGAGCGAGTTTTGCGTGAAGCATGCTGAGTGCCCTGTCGTAACAATCAAGCGTAGATTGGATGAAACTCCTCAAGACCCCGTCGATGACTAA